A window of Infirmifilum lucidum contains these coding sequences:
- a CDS encoding coiled-coil domain-containing protein: MGSLEEQFLELLKKDEKFRLAVASYLGYDEILRRLREHDEKFNAILGEIKLLREDQKKLWENQNKLWENANRLWEEVKSLREGQERLWEEVKSLRESQGRLWEEVRALREGQGRLWEEVRALREGQSRIATTLERLTLSVEEEALEVVGYRLEKELGVRVELSRVFVDGEELDIYGASGDLCVLGEATVRLGVGLVEELERKVELVRAKRPELLRRKLIKVIYADYATPEALRLAEERGIWVLKWSGDLTQRKIHEV; the protein is encoded by the coding sequence ATGGGGTCGCTGGAGGAGCAGTTCCTGGAGCTGTTGAAGAAGGACGAGAAGTTCAGGCTGGCTGTTGCCTCCTACCTGGGCTACGACGAGATCTTGAGGAGGCTCCGCGAGCACGACGAGAAGTTCAACGCGATACTGGGGGAAATAAAGCTCCTGCGAGAGGACCAGAAGAAGCTGTGGGAGAACCAGAACAAGTTGTGGGAGAATGCGAACAGGCTGTGGGAGGAGGTTAAAAGTTTGAGAGAGGGCCAGGAGAGACTTTGGGAAGAGGTCAAGAGCTTGAGAGAGAGCCAGGGCAGACTGTGGGAGGAGGTTAGAGCGCTCAGGGAGGGCCAGGGCAGACTGTGGGAGGAGGTTAGAGCGCTCAGGGAGGGCCAGAGCAGGATTGCTACTACTCTTGAGAGGTTGACTCTCTCTGTCGAGGAGGAGGCTCTAGAGGTGGTGGGCTACAGGCTGGAGAAGGAGCTCGGGGTGAGGGTCGAGCTGAGCAGAGTGTTCGTGGACGGCGAGGAGCTGGACATCTACGGTGCTTCGGGCGATCTCTGCGTCCTTGGCGAGGCGACAGTAAGGCTGGGGGTGGGCCTCGTGGAGGAGCTGGAGCGCAAGGTGGAGCTGGTGAGGGCTAAGAGGCCGGAGCTGCTGAGAAGAAAGCTGATCAAAGTCATCTACGCCGACTACGCTACCCCGGAGGCGCTGAGGCTGGCTGAGGAGCGCGGGATATGGGTGCTGAAGTGGAGCGGAGACCTGACCCAAAGGAAGATACACGAAGTCTAG
- a CDS encoding PD-(D/E)XK nuclease family protein, with product MGGVDIKREVLRLLREDEEFRYAVAGLIGLEEILKRMDRHEEELVKLREDMNRLVEDMNRLREDMNKLREDMNKLREDMMLGFQLVNRRLDALGARWGLVAEEAFREGLRGILEKELGARVERWTAYDERGVVYGYPSVVEVDVAISDARVVLVEVSSHVRPSDVVLFARKARFYEEATGRKPDRLVMVTPYAEGPALEAARRHGVEIYTRV from the coding sequence GTGGGGGGCGTGGACATCAAGAGGGAGGTGTTGAGGCTGCTCAGGGAGGACGAGGAGTTCAGGTACGCCGTCGCGGGGCTGATCGGCCTGGAGGAGATACTGAAACGGATGGACAGGCACGAGGAGGAGCTCGTGAAGCTCAGGGAGGACATGAACAGGCTTGTAGAGGACATGAACAGGCTCAGGGAAGACATGAACAAGCTAAGGGAGGATATGAACAAGCTAAGAGAAGACATGATGCTGGGCTTCCAGCTGGTGAACAGGCGCCTGGACGCCCTCGGGGCGAGGTGGGGGCTTGTGGCCGAGGAGGCGTTCAGGGAGGGGCTGAGGGGGATCCTGGAGAAAGAGCTGGGGGCGAGGGTCGAGCGGTGGACGGCCTACGACGAGAGGGGGGTGGTGTACGGGTACCCGTCTGTCGTCGAGGTAGACGTGGCTATCTCCGACGCCAGGGTCGTGCTAGTCGAGGTCTCGTCCCACGTGAGGCCCTCGGACGTGGTGCTCTTCGCCAGGAAGGCGCGCTTCTACGAGGAGGCCACGGGCCGCAAGCCTGACAGGCTGGTAATGGTGACGCCGTATGCAGAGGGTCCCGCCCTCGAGGCGGCGAGGAGGCACGGCGTGGAGATATACACCAGGGTCTAA
- a CDS encoding PIN domain-containing protein translates to MGKISEYYSDPRIQFYCETEDVKPALLIMKKEEAPPSTFNDY, encoded by the coding sequence ATGGGGAAAATCTCCGAGTACTACTCCGACCCGAGGATACAGTTCTACTGTGAAACAGAAGACGTAAAACCCGCTCTCTTGATCATGAAGAAAGAGGAGGCACCTCCAAGCACTTTTAACGACTACTAG
- a CDS encoding class I SAM-dependent methyltransferase: MGRKREGEKLGDWTIELFVENAELYLRSLEKRVPQAPVEVKALLERLSEQGFEVRRVLDLNCGIGRHSIELARRGIEVLGTDISPLYIKIARERARSENVHDKARFLVADMREIARTLSREEAFDGIINLFTSFGYYDDETNDDILRQCRRLVREGGFFALETANKDWIVKNFLEQSFHWEDDLLLLEEREFDPYTSRIHNTWTYLQRVDEKTYTLKGRIKFDHRVWSLNELIEMFRRTGWSFKAAYPGLNEEKNTPLTAARRLLIIAQR; the protein is encoded by the coding sequence ATGGGCCGAAAACGAGAAGGGGAAAAGCTTGGAGATTGGACGATAGAGCTCTTCGTCGAGAACGCTGAGCTCTACCTCCGCTCATTGGAGAAGCGCGTCCCGCAAGCGCCGGTGGAGGTTAAGGCCCTACTAGAGCGGTTAAGCGAACAGGGGTTTGAGGTTAGGAGGGTTCTCGACCTCAACTGTGGTATCGGCAGGCACTCTATAGAGCTGGCGAGACGTGGAATCGAGGTCTTGGGGACAGACATCTCACCACTATACATCAAAATTGCAAGGGAGAGAGCCCGGAGCGAAAACGTCCACGACAAGGCACGGTTTCTGGTGGCTGACATGCGTGAAATCGCCCGCACACTCTCTAGAGAAGAAGCATTCGACGGCATCATAAACCTCTTCACATCTTTCGGGTACTACGACGACGAAACAAACGATGATATTTTACGCCAGTGCAGAAGGCTCGTACGCGAAGGGGGGTTCTTCGCGCTAGAAACTGCCAACAAGGACTGGATCGTTAAGAACTTCCTCGAACAGAGCTTCCACTGGGAGGACGACCTACTCCTCCTTGAAGAAAGGGAGTTCGACCCCTACACTTCCAGAATACACAATACCTGGACCTACCTACAACGGGTAGACGAGAAAACCTACACCCTTAAGGGGCGGATCAAGTTCGACCATAGAGTATGGAGCCTCAACGAACTCATAGAAATGTTTAGGAGGACAGGGTGGAGCTTCAAGGCCGCCTACCCCGGGCTCAACGAAGAGAAAAACACCCCACTGACAGCAGCAAGGAGACTACTAATCATAGCCCAGAGATAA
- a CDS encoding coenzyme F420-0:L-glutamate ligase: MYARKEGKRGAGIIVLTSEMVSKAEGRVYRLEGVKPSLAARFLSRVYGKDPRAVKLILRASEGISFVIPVRGLAERYGYLFREYARDEGAALELLRKDPYIFMTRVRGMVLSDAGLDFSNSTEGYCTLPPEDPDLSARRIRARVRELTGKDVAVVIADTEWKLDKFGTVDVAIGSSGIQPVSRNFGARDLYGKPKFGGLDDLTDLVAAAANLLFGQTDEAVPVVIIRGLRYERSERGVRDVLYPEGAMRGAIFMILLEYVRLKAVLLLLRLLLLFRRASKGLGSPADPAPGAQLARSC; this comes from the coding sequence ATGTACGCTAGAAAAGAGGGAAAGAGGGGGGCCGGGATCATAGTGCTGACTTCCGAGATGGTGTCGAAGGCCGAGGGCAGGGTTTACAGGCTGGAAGGCGTGAAGCCCTCCCTCGCCGCCAGGTTCCTCTCCAGGGTGTACGGGAAGGATCCCAGGGCCGTGAAGCTGATACTCAGGGCCTCCGAGGGGATAAGCTTCGTGATCCCGGTGAGGGGGCTCGCCGAGAGGTACGGGTACCTGTTCAGGGAGTACGCCAGGGACGAGGGGGCGGCTCTGGAGCTGTTGAGGAAGGATCCGTACATATTCATGACTAGGGTGAGGGGGATGGTGCTGAGCGATGCGGGCCTGGACTTCTCCAACTCCACGGAGGGGTACTGCACCCTCCCGCCGGAGGATCCCGACTTGTCGGCCAGGAGGATAAGGGCGAGGGTGAGGGAGCTCACGGGCAAGGACGTGGCCGTCGTGATAGCGGATACCGAGTGGAAGCTGGACAAGTTCGGCACTGTAGACGTGGCGATAGGCTCCTCGGGGATCCAGCCTGTCTCGAGGAACTTCGGGGCCAGGGATCTCTACGGGAAGCCCAAGTTCGGCGGGCTGGACGACTTGACCGACCTCGTGGCGGCCGCCGCTAACCTCCTCTTCGGCCAGACAGACGAGGCTGTTCCGGTAGTGATAATAAGAGGCCTCAGGTATGAGAGGAGTGAGAGGGGCGTCAGGGACGTCCTGTACCCCGAGGGGGCTATGAGGGGGGCTATCTTCATGATCCTACTCGAGTACGTGAGGCTGAAGGCCGTGCTCCTCCTTCTGAGGCTCTTACTCCTATTCAGGAGGGCCAGCAAAGGGCTGGGCTCTCCCGCCGACCCCGCCCCAGGGGCTCAGCTGGCCCGATCGTGCTGA
- a CDS encoding ribbon-helix-helix protein, CopG family, producing MRKYTRALATVVTEELYAKVDELAARLGITKSDFVRMAVQEKVAREEGKAQ from the coding sequence TTGAGGAAGTACACGAGGGCACTGGCGACAGTCGTAACGGAGGAGCTGTACGCGAAGGTGGACGAGCTGGCGGCCAGGCTCGGCATCACGAAGTCTGACTTCGTGCGGATGGCGGTGCAGGAGAAGGTCGCCAGGGAGGAGGGGAAGGCGCAGTGA
- a CDS encoding DUF5679 domain-containing protein, giving the protein MSQPKVTTYCVKCRKHMEVKNPQLMILKNGRQAYKGGVRAVLERCPTG; this is encoded by the coding sequence GTGTCACAGCCTAAGGTCACGACGTACTGCGTTAAATGCCGCAAGCATATGGAGGTGAAGAACCCGCAGCTCATGATACTCAAGAACGGCAGGCAGGCGTACAAGGGCGGGGTACGCGCTGTACTGGAGCGGTGTCCTACAGGGTGA
- a CDS encoding putative CRISPR-associated protein produces MVVRVGRRAYHIVTVGTSLVRNAESMGRGLVPDRILEKFAKWARAPVRSLEDAEAGGRASEGTEEFEAALQILASDPYRASAELNAMRPYLEEGSVAGAALLSTDSGVAFFCASVIAKYLRDSGVEAEIRRVPQLGLDFDEGLYNLLDEAAGLAEEARKRGLLVYLNLTGGFKPEGSALYALAPLIGANRAYYVHEYTRGHVELPILPLTLDPGYRHAARRLHELPPQILQAFEENGIVKREGSEYRVRKWVERLLR; encoded by the coding sequence GTGGTGGTTCGCGTGGGGAGGCGGGCGTACCACATAGTGACGGTGGGCACGAGCCTCGTGAGGAACGCCGAGAGCATGGGCAGGGGCCTGGTGCCCGACAGGATCCTGGAGAAGTTCGCCAAGTGGGCCCGCGCGCCCGTGCGCTCCCTGGAGGACGCGGAGGCCGGGGGCAGGGCCTCGGAGGGCACCGAGGAGTTCGAGGCGGCGCTGCAGATCCTCGCGTCTGACCCCTACAGGGCCAGCGCGGAACTCAACGCCATGAGGCCGTACCTGGAGGAGGGCAGCGTAGCCGGGGCCGCGCTCCTCTCGACGGACTCTGGGGTCGCGTTCTTCTGCGCGTCGGTGATAGCGAAGTACCTGAGGGACAGCGGCGTGGAGGCCGAGATCCGCAGGGTTCCCCAGCTGGGCCTCGACTTCGACGAGGGCCTGTACAACCTGCTGGACGAGGCGGCCGGGCTGGCGGAGGAGGCCAGGAAGAGGGGGTTGCTGGTGTACCTGAACCTGACGGGGGGCTTCAAGCCCGAGGGCTCCGCGCTCTACGCGCTGGCCCCCCTCATAGGCGCGAACAGGGCCTACTACGTCCACGAGTACACGAGGGGCCACGTGGAGCTCCCGATACTGCCCCTCACCCTCGACCCCGGCTACAGGCACGCCGCCAGAAGGCTACACGAGCTCCCTCCCCAAATCCTCCAGGCCTTCGAAGAGAACGGGATCGTCAAGAGGGAGGGCAGCGAGTACAGGGTCAGGAAGTGGGTCGAGAGGCTGCTCCGCTAG
- a CDS encoding TM1812 family CRISPR-associated protein, which produces MIVVATLGDVLGYREATYRFGEKSFRGFLSLGCFKGASAYVVVALESVLRSVREVGHALPRHLEGLVGRECLGHVEARLEEGATGGAGRGERRVRVEVSPRNIGGYRDWVGGVEEYYEFFLREALGGLGGAALRVVVLPARADNWYGYAYRVSNRDVYLAILLGELYRVLRERGGGEGVEVVLDVTHGLNFVVPLVFEALRLLAPLFKAKVRVYNAVPVKSDVGEFEVVETYKVNGDRSKLDLSFVEESRIGGSTLRSLYRALVLNAPLALYYLCECGREEVDAYGDFVAGRRVAGNVLEGGDERASTARVMAWVLADWACRRVGSNRLEDMMEWAPGIYGALGDAPRRIVENELNNLYRLSERLAPGEEKPLYELMGVEPERPWERGGELERNFVAHAGLLKELVVLGRDRDGAYVKYRPGEALCKTMEALGIDMSCACFKCGERH; this is translated from the coding sequence ATGATAGTCGTAGCCACTCTCGGGGATGTCCTGGGCTACAGGGAGGCCACCTACAGGTTCGGGGAGAAGAGCTTCAGGGGCTTCCTCTCGCTCGGGTGCTTCAAGGGGGCGTCGGCGTACGTCGTTGTGGCGCTGGAGTCCGTGCTGAGGTCGGTGAGGGAGGTCGGGCACGCCCTGCCGCGGCACCTTGAGGGGCTCGTGGGCCGCGAGTGCCTCGGCCACGTGGAGGCCAGGTTAGAGGAGGGTGCAACCGGCGGGGCCGGGCGCGGCGAGAGGAGGGTGAGGGTCGAGGTGTCGCCCCGCAACATCGGGGGCTACCGGGACTGGGTCGGGGGCGTCGAGGAGTACTACGAGTTCTTCCTGCGCGAGGCCCTCGGCGGCCTGGGCGGGGCGGCGCTGAGGGTCGTCGTGTTGCCCGCCAGAGCGGATAACTGGTACGGCTACGCTTACCGCGTGTCTAACAGGGACGTCTACCTGGCGATCCTGCTGGGCGAGCTCTACAGGGTACTGAGGGAGCGCGGGGGCGGGGAGGGGGTGGAGGTGGTGCTGGACGTGACGCACGGGCTGAACTTCGTAGTCCCGCTGGTCTTCGAGGCCCTCAGGCTGCTGGCCCCCCTGTTTAAGGCCAAGGTGAGGGTCTACAACGCTGTTCCGGTTAAAAGCGACGTGGGCGAGTTCGAGGTCGTCGAGACGTACAAGGTGAACGGGGACAGGTCGAAGCTGGACTTGAGCTTCGTGGAGGAGAGCAGGATAGGGGGCTCTACTTTGAGGAGCTTGTACAGGGCGCTAGTGCTCAACGCGCCGCTCGCCCTCTACTACCTCTGCGAGTGTGGGAGGGAGGAGGTGGACGCGTACGGGGACTTCGTGGCTGGCAGGAGGGTCGCCGGCAACGTGCTTGAGGGCGGCGACGAGAGGGCGTCTACGGCCAGGGTCATGGCGTGGGTGCTGGCGGACTGGGCGTGCAGGCGCGTGGGGAGCAACAGGCTGGAAGACATGATGGAGTGGGCCCCCGGGATCTACGGGGCGCTGGGCGACGCCCCTAGGAGGATAGTGGAGAACGAGTTGAACAACCTCTACAGGCTGTCCGAGAGGCTCGCCCCCGGGGAGGAGAAGCCCCTCTACGAGCTCATGGGCGTGGAGCCCGAGAGGCCCTGGGAGAGGGGCGGGGAGCTCGAGAGGAACTTCGTCGCCCACGCTGGCCTCCTCAAGGAGTTGGTCGTGCTCGGGAGAGACCGCGACGGCGCCTACGTGAAGTACAGGCCCGGCGAGGCGCTGTGCAAGACCATGGAGGCCCTAGGGATAGACATGTCCTGCGCGTGCTTCAAGTGCGGCGAAAGGCATTAA
- the csx7 gene encoding type III CRISPR-associated RAMP protein Csx7 has translation MPKPDIFDLDRVTTVIKVEGTLVNETPLRVGSREEFAPGSPVDNPIIRRADGTVYIPGSSLKGVFRSFVEAYSQSAWSSGVHVCYPGVHKWVREKAPKGREAEGCDTVYCREDGVVESVCVPCYIFGWLDTAARLYVLDAPAEGSPAVGTRTMVSINRYFGGQQPGQLYTLDFVEPGARFKFRAFVYNLNFVEGEANDVKAKACQALKALFQALSRDGLFIGARKSIGLGLVRLVDARFDVYKIQGGSLVLSASRGLREVVG, from the coding sequence TTGCCCAAGCCGGACATATTCGACCTCGACAGGGTCACCACGGTGATAAAGGTCGAGGGAACCCTGGTCAACGAGACGCCGCTGCGCGTGGGCTCCCGCGAGGAGTTCGCGCCGGGCTCTCCGGTGGACAACCCGATCATACGCCGGGCCGACGGCACGGTGTACATACCCGGCTCGAGCCTCAAGGGGGTCTTCAGGAGCTTCGTGGAGGCCTACAGCCAGTCGGCCTGGAGCAGCGGCGTCCACGTCTGCTACCCCGGAGTCCACAAGTGGGTCAGGGAGAAGGCCCCGAAGGGCAGGGAGGCGGAGGGCTGCGACACGGTGTACTGCAGGGAAGACGGGGTCGTGGAGTCGGTGTGCGTACCCTGCTACATATTCGGCTGGCTCGACACGGCGGCGAGGCTCTACGTGCTGGACGCCCCCGCCGAGGGCAGTCCCGCGGTCGGCACGAGAACCATGGTCTCGATAAACAGGTACTTCGGCGGGCAGCAGCCCGGCCAGCTCTACACGCTCGACTTCGTCGAGCCGGGGGCCAGGTTCAAGTTCAGGGCCTTCGTCTACAACCTGAACTTCGTGGAGGGCGAGGCCAACGACGTGAAGGCGAAGGCGTGCCAGGCCCTCAAGGCCCTCTTCCAGGCCCTCTCCAGGGACGGCCTCTTCATCGGGGCCCGCAAGAGCATAGGCCTGGGGCTCGTGCGGCTCGTCGACGCGAGGTTCGACGTCTACAAGATCCAGGGCGGCTCGCTCGTGCTGTCGGCGAGCAGGGGGCTTAGGGAGGTGGTGGGCTGA
- the csx7 gene encoding type III CRISPR-associated RAMP protein Csx7: MQYIFLRKDVVKRRVTVSATLVAESPLRVGSGQGETDPASPAKLQLLKLNGVPVIPGSSWKGLFRSTGERVARGRGLRVCSGLSKENCVREGIKDELQEYLKEGEFWEALALAWDKLCLNCKLFGTMSVRSQLTFKDSVLKGARTGVRTIVAISRTEGAVARGALATVEYVEPGAEIPLEVLGTNLPNYALGYLVLILRELHTGGTQVGGFKSRGFGFVRVKDIEMRVEGGVREEGGRIVLEKVDEDPADREVYVEKALFSRLDAEKFFKYAEPLVEVFEHAEIKYPQ, translated from the coding sequence ATGCAGTACATCTTCCTGAGGAAGGACGTCGTGAAGAGGAGGGTCACCGTATCGGCGACGCTCGTCGCGGAGAGCCCCCTCAGGGTCGGCAGCGGCCAGGGCGAGACCGACCCAGCCTCCCCCGCCAAGCTCCAGTTGCTCAAGCTCAACGGCGTCCCGGTGATACCGGGTAGCTCATGGAAGGGGTTGTTCAGGTCGACGGGGGAGAGGGTCGCCAGGGGCAGGGGCCTGAGGGTCTGCAGCGGGCTCTCGAAGGAAAACTGCGTGAGGGAGGGTATCAAGGACGAGCTCCAGGAGTACTTGAAGGAGGGCGAGTTCTGGGAGGCGCTGGCGCTTGCGTGGGACAAGCTGTGCCTCAACTGCAAGCTCTTCGGGACGATGAGCGTGAGATCCCAGCTCACCTTCAAGGACTCCGTGCTCAAGGGCGCGAGGACAGGTGTGAGGACTATAGTCGCCATTAGCAGGACTGAGGGTGCTGTCGCGAGGGGCGCCCTGGCGACAGTCGAGTACGTCGAGCCCGGAGCCGAGATACCCCTCGAGGTGCTCGGGACGAATCTGCCGAACTACGCCCTGGGCTACCTGGTGCTCATACTGAGGGAGCTTCACACGGGCGGGACGCAGGTTGGCGGGTTCAAGAGCAGGGGGTTTGGCTTCGTAAGGGTAAAGGACATCGAGATGAGAGTGGAGGGCGGCGTCAGGGAGGAGGGCGGGCGCATCGTTCTCGAGAAGGTAGACGAGGATCCGGCGGACAGGGAGGTGTACGTGGAGAAGGCCCTGTTCTCGAGGCTGGACGCCGAGAAGTTCTTCAAGTACGCGGAGCCCCTCGTGGAGGTGTTCGAGCATGCAGAGATCAAGTATCCACAGTAG
- a CDS encoding RAMP superfamily CRISPR-associated protein, producing the protein MQRSSIHSRAYEPGLIHGVLETRIEVLSDYLHVGMGKAFERPKKAIDEATFRRVYRDWLAGRPVNWDEYFEPHRTHFFARVGGRVAIPGSTVKGAVRARLELLLPEARYAVSQRSDSYSPKYVEIFKPRPRPQPSYKPPHVDVDPVSDLLGCAGLASRVVFGDHYLRGEGKLETVPVGGEWFEVAKRGDVFEGRVVLRGVEGYELGMLLYGMGARLVDGRLSFKTMLLGRLKFQDRRFGRVRFDAKPGAGVGVSLEDALRSFLARFKPSDVDEEW; encoded by the coding sequence ATGCAGAGATCAAGTATCCACAGTAGGGCCTACGAGCCGGGGCTGATCCACGGCGTCCTGGAGACGAGGATAGAAGTCCTGTCCGACTACCTGCACGTGGGCATGGGGAAGGCCTTCGAGCGCCCGAAGAAGGCCATCGACGAGGCCACGTTCCGCAGAGTCTACAGGGACTGGCTCGCGGGTCGCCCCGTGAACTGGGACGAGTACTTCGAGCCGCACAGGACGCACTTTTTCGCGCGGGTAGGCGGCAGGGTCGCTATCCCGGGCTCTACGGTGAAGGGAGCCGTGAGGGCCAGGCTCGAGCTACTCCTACCGGAAGCTCGCTACGCCGTCTCCCAGCGGTCTGACAGCTACTCCCCGAAGTACGTCGAGATATTCAAGCCGAGGCCGAGGCCCCAGCCGAGCTACAAGCCGCCGCACGTCGACGTCGACCCTGTCTCCGACCTGCTCGGGTGCGCCGGCCTGGCGAGTAGGGTCGTGTTCGGAGACCACTACCTCCGCGGCGAGGGAAAGCTGGAGACAGTGCCCGTCGGCGGCGAGTGGTTCGAGGTGGCTAAGAGGGGCGACGTATTCGAGGGCCGCGTCGTGCTACGGGGGGTCGAGGGCTACGAGCTCGGTATGCTGCTCTACGGGATGGGCGCCAGGCTCGTGGACGGCAGGCTGAGCTTCAAGACTATGCTGCTCGGGAGGCTCAAGTTCCAGGACAGGAGGTTCGGGCGAGTGAGGTTCGACGCCAAGCCGGGCGCCGGGGTGGGCGTGAGCCTCGAGGACGCGTTGCGCTCGTTCCTCGCGCGCTTCAAGCCAAGTGACGTAGACGAGGAGTGGTGA